The Miltoncostaea oceani genome includes a region encoding these proteins:
- the rfbC gene encoding dTDP-4-dehydrorhamnose 3,5-epimerase, with the protein MRATPTSLEGMLVVDPVVHRDARGFFHETFRADEMVRLGIDEAWVQDNHSRSVRGVLRGMHFSIGEGQAKLVRCARGRILDVAVDIRRGSPTYGRWESVTLDDEDLRLVYLPVGFAHGFVVLSEVADVVYRCSSYYDPAVERGFAWDDPDVAIAWPDMPVEVSARDAAAPTLAEIAGDLPFGV; encoded by the coding sequence ATGCGGGCCACACCCACCTCCCTCGAGGGCATGCTGGTCGTCGACCCGGTCGTCCACCGGGACGCCCGCGGCTTCTTCCACGAGACGTTCCGGGCCGACGAGATGGTGCGGCTCGGCATCGACGAGGCGTGGGTGCAGGACAACCACTCCCGTTCGGTGCGCGGGGTGCTGCGCGGCATGCACTTCTCCATCGGGGAGGGTCAGGCGAAGCTGGTGCGCTGCGCGCGCGGGCGCATCCTCGACGTGGCCGTGGACATCCGGCGGGGGTCGCCGACGTACGGCCGCTGGGAGTCGGTGACCCTCGACGACGAGGATCTGCGGCTCGTCTACCTGCCGGTCGGGTTCGCCCACGGCTTCGTGGTGCTGAGCGAGGTCGCGGACGTCGTCTACCGCTGCTCGTCGTACTACGACCCGGCGGTGGAGCGCGGTTTCGCGTGGGACGACCCGGACGTCGCGATCGCGTGGCCCGACATGCCGGTGGAGGTGTCCGCCCGCGACGCGGCGGCGCCCACCCTCGCCGAGATCGCCGGGGACCTCCCCTTCGGGGTCTAG
- a CDS encoding NAD-dependent epimerase/dehydratase family protein, with protein sequence MRVLVTGGAGFVGSRIALAFARENPGAEVVAFDNLRRRGSETNLGRLAGGGVRFVHGDVRVRSDLDQVEGPVDVVVDASAEASVLAGLDGSPAYVLETNLLGTINLLDWSRGRAGAFLFLSTSRVYSMHPLRDLALVETDSRYELAADQAVPGAGPLGISEDFPTDTARSFYGSSKLASELIVQEYADSYGLPAVITRCGVITGAGQFGKSEQGVFAMWAANHVYGLPLRYIGFDGQGRQVRDLLHPDDLFDLMRRELADIDRISGRVFNAGGGRTGSVSLRELTDICRDVSGAEVTMSHEARTSPVDIPVYISDHSRATRELGWSPSWTPRDMMAEIVDWVRENEDSLRPVFT encoded by the coding sequence GTGAGGGTCCTCGTGACCGGTGGGGCCGGCTTCGTCGGATCCCGCATCGCGCTCGCGTTCGCCCGCGAGAACCCGGGCGCCGAGGTCGTGGCCTTCGACAACCTGCGACGCCGCGGGTCGGAGACCAACCTGGGGCGGCTCGCCGGCGGCGGCGTGCGCTTCGTGCACGGCGACGTGCGGGTGCGGTCCGACCTCGACCAGGTGGAGGGACCCGTCGACGTGGTCGTCGACGCCTCCGCCGAGGCGTCGGTGCTCGCCGGCCTGGACGGCTCGCCCGCCTACGTGCTCGAGACGAACCTGCTCGGCACGATCAACCTGCTCGACTGGTCGCGCGGCCGCGCCGGGGCGTTCCTCTTCCTCTCGACGAGCCGCGTCTACTCGATGCACCCGTTGCGCGACCTCGCGCTCGTCGAGACCGACAGCCGCTACGAGCTCGCCGCCGACCAGGCGGTGCCGGGCGCCGGGCCCCTCGGGATCTCCGAGGACTTCCCGACCGACACGGCGCGGTCGTTCTACGGGTCCAGCAAGCTGGCGTCGGAGCTGATCGTGCAGGAGTACGCCGACTCGTACGGTCTGCCCGCGGTCATCACCCGCTGCGGCGTCATCACCGGCGCCGGGCAGTTCGGCAAGTCGGAGCAGGGCGTGTTCGCGATGTGGGCGGCGAACCACGTCTACGGGCTGCCGCTCCGCTACATCGGCTTCGACGGGCAGGGCCGCCAGGTGCGGGACCTGCTCCACCCCGACGACCTCTTCGACCTCATGCGGCGCGAGCTGGCGGACATCGACCGCATCAGCGGGCGGGTGTTCAACGCCGGCGGCGGGCGCACCGGGTCGGTGTCGCTGCGGGAGCTGACCGACATCTGCCGCGACGTGTCCGGGGCGGAGGTGACGATGTCCCACGAGGCGCGGACCTCGCCGGTCGACATCCCGGTCTACATCTCGGATCATTCCCGCGCGACCCGGGAGCTCGGCTGGAGCCCGTCGTGGACGCCGCGCGACATGATGGCGGAGATCGTCGACTGGGTACGCGAGAACGAGGACTCGCTGCGGCCGGTCTTCACCTGA
- a CDS encoding lysylphosphatidylglycerol synthase transmembrane domain-containing protein, with protein sequence MVAADEGATRGPRSIVPLLAVGVLVSVAAILLAIRGIDLGDVASAIGDASPAYLAAGALLMLASYPILAVRWRSIARDLDPPGTPQMLELVLIGAAVNNALPARLGEVARSVGLGRSAHRPVLQSFGTVVVDRVADVVFFALAFGLTVAASPTDDWVRWVGIGGAIITIAALATLGVVALLMSRRPDDAPAGRWMRHLLTLGEGLRCVHTWSGAFRALVLTFAAWGAWMAGLWSIAESLGIGLSATEVLFTTGLLGLGSAVPSAPGFIGTYHWIAASSLGLFGVAGADALAFAVLLHAAWFIPTTVTGSILMVRWGLSYTALRRVSLSTRAVNA encoded by the coding sequence GTGGTCGCAGCGGACGAGGGCGCCACGCGCGGCCCGCGGAGCATCGTCCCGCTCCTCGCCGTCGGCGTCCTGGTGAGCGTGGCCGCGATCCTCCTGGCGATCCGCGGCATCGACCTCGGCGACGTCGCCTCGGCGATCGGCGACGCCTCCCCGGCGTACCTGGCGGCGGGTGCGCTCCTGATGCTCGCGTCGTACCCGATCCTGGCGGTGCGGTGGCGGAGCATCGCCCGCGACCTCGACCCCCCGGGCACCCCGCAGATGCTGGAGCTCGTCCTGATCGGGGCGGCCGTCAACAACGCGTTGCCGGCCCGTCTCGGCGAGGTGGCGCGCTCGGTCGGCCTCGGCCGCTCGGCGCACCGCCCGGTGCTGCAGTCGTTCGGCACGGTGGTCGTCGACCGGGTCGCCGACGTCGTCTTCTTCGCCCTCGCGTTCGGACTGACCGTCGCGGCCTCCCCCACCGACGACTGGGTGCGGTGGGTGGGCATCGGCGGCGCGATCATCACGATCGCGGCGCTGGCGACGCTCGGCGTCGTGGCGCTGCTGATGAGCCGCCGTCCCGACGACGCGCCGGCGGGCCGGTGGATGCGCCACCTGCTGACCCTCGGCGAGGGCCTGCGCTGCGTCCACACCTGGTCGGGCGCGTTCCGCGCCCTCGTCCTCACGTTCGCCGCGTGGGGCGCCTGGATGGCGGGCCTCTGGTCCATCGCGGAGTCCCTCGGCATCGGCCTCTCCGCCACGGAGGTGCTGTTCACGACGGGCCTCCTGGGTCTGGGGTCGGCGGTCCCGTCGGCGCCGGGCTTCATCGGCACCTACCACTGGATCGCGGCGTCCTCGCTCGGCCTGTTCGGCGTCGCGGGCGCGGATGCGCTCGCGTTCGCGGTCCTCCTGCACGCCGCCTGGTTCATCCCCACCACCGTCACCGGCTCGATCCTGATGGTGCGCTGGGGGTTGAGCTACACCGCGCTGCGGCGTGTCTCCCTCTCGACTCGGGCGGTCAATGCATGA
- a CDS encoding glycosyltransferase family 2 protein: protein MPELSIVIVSYRCRDLLAECLDSLAAQREDVDLEVLLYDNASGDDTLTAADAHPWVHVEDLPRNVGFGRANNMGFARAAGRAVLALNPDTVIPPGALRACLDELWSHPDVGVLTPRLVDRDGNLDRRCKRGFPTPWSSFCYFTGLDRHLRGPRSTHYTAGWVPEDREGDVESVTGAFMLMPAHALDEVGGFDEQFFMYAEDIDLCLRFIAHGWRVRYWPGATVVHVGAGSNADGRRPAEADSAYFRTMAPFIRKHRPGLRGRALAAGVWAVGEVALAASRLRAAAGR, encoded by the coding sequence GTGCCCGAGCTCTCGATCGTGATCGTGTCGTACCGCTGCCGCGACCTCCTGGCCGAGTGCCTCGACAGCCTCGCCGCCCAGCGGGAGGACGTCGACCTCGAGGTGCTGCTCTACGACAACGCCTCCGGCGACGACACCCTCACCGCCGCCGACGCCCACCCCTGGGTGCACGTCGAGGACCTCCCGCGGAACGTCGGGTTCGGCCGCGCCAACAACATGGGCTTCGCCCGCGCCGCCGGCCGCGCCGTGCTCGCGCTGAACCCCGACACCGTCATCCCGCCCGGCGCCCTCCGCGCCTGCCTCGACGAGCTGTGGTCGCACCCCGACGTCGGCGTGCTGACGCCGCGCCTCGTCGACCGCGACGGCAACCTCGACCGGCGCTGCAAGCGCGGTTTCCCCACCCCCTGGTCGTCGTTCTGCTACTTCACCGGCCTCGACCGGCACCTCCGCGGACCCCGCTCCACGCACTACACCGCCGGCTGGGTGCCCGAGGACCGGGAGGGCGACGTCGAGAGCGTCACCGGGGCCTTCATGCTGATGCCGGCCCACGCCCTCGACGAGGTCGGCGGCTTCGACGAGCAGTTCTTCATGTACGCCGAGGACATCGACCTCTGCCTGCGCTTCATCGCCCACGGCTGGCGGGTGCGCTACTGGCCGGGGGCGACCGTCGTCCACGTCGGCGCCGGGTCGAACGCCGACGGCCGCCGCCCCGCCGAGGCCGACTCCGCCTACTTCCGCACCATGGCGCCCTTCATCCGCAAGCACCGCCCCGGCCTCCGCGGCCGGGCCCTCGCGGCGGGTGTGTGGGCCGTCGGCGAGGTGGCCCTCGCTGCGTCGCGCCTGCGCGCCGCCGCGGGACGCTGA
- a CDS encoding glycosyltransferase — protein sequence MRIALVGTRGIPAAYSGFETAVEHLAERFTARGHEVTVYCRPHMTARQETHVGARLVHLPTIRSKHLDTLAHTLVSTAHMATRARPDVAIYFIAGNAPVVPLARLAGIPSILQIDGLDSERAKWSGAAKAYLRTAERIAPSAATIAVTDSAAVADAYERRHGRRIPWIAYGADMPDPGDTGWCARLDVEPGRYVLFVGRLVPENNAHLLIEAHRTLGTDWPLVIVGDAPYADDYIAGLRASAGPGVRMAGYVFGDGYRELVHRSGVMCAPTEVGGTHPVIVEGMAAGAALVVSDHGPNLEVVGDAAASFPLDGGAPALARALGALIDDPARREELGARAAARAAERYSWDACADSYLRLCETVRRSAGR from the coding sequence GTGAGGATCGCCCTCGTCGGCACCCGCGGCATCCCCGCCGCCTACAGCGGCTTCGAGACCGCCGTCGAGCACCTCGCCGAGCGGTTCACCGCCCGCGGCCACGAGGTCACCGTCTACTGCCGGCCGCACATGACCGCACGGCAGGAGACCCACGTCGGGGCCCGCCTCGTGCACCTCCCCACCATCCGCAGCAAGCACCTCGACACCCTCGCCCACACCCTCGTCAGCACCGCCCACATGGCCACCCGGGCGCGCCCCGACGTCGCGATCTACTTCATCGCCGGCAACGCCCCCGTCGTGCCCCTCGCCCGCCTCGCCGGGATCCCCTCCATCCTCCAGATCGACGGACTCGACTCGGAGCGCGCCAAGTGGTCCGGGGCGGCGAAGGCGTACCTGCGCACCGCCGAGCGGATCGCCCCGAGCGCCGCCACCATCGCCGTGACCGACTCCGCCGCCGTCGCCGACGCCTACGAACGCCGCCACGGCCGGCGCATCCCGTGGATCGCCTACGGCGCCGACATGCCCGACCCCGGCGACACCGGGTGGTGCGCGCGCCTCGACGTCGAGCCCGGCCGGTACGTGCTGTTCGTCGGGCGGCTCGTCCCCGAGAACAACGCCCACCTCCTGATCGAGGCGCACCGCACGCTCGGCACCGACTGGCCGCTCGTCATCGTCGGCGACGCCCCCTACGCCGACGACTACATCGCCGGTCTCCGGGCCTCCGCGGGGCCGGGCGTGCGGATGGCCGGCTACGTCTTCGGCGACGGGTACCGCGAGCTCGTGCACCGCAGCGGCGTCATGTGCGCCCCCACCGAGGTCGGCGGCACCCACCCCGTCATCGTCGAGGGGATGGCCGCCGGCGCCGCCCTCGTCGTCAGCGACCACGGCCCCAACCTCGAGGTCGTCGGCGACGCCGCGGCGAGCTTCCCGCTGGACGGGGGCGCACCCGCCCTCGCCCGGGCGCTCGGCGCCCTCATCGACGACCCCGCCCGGCGGGAGGAGCTCGGCGCCCGCGCCGCGGCCCGCGCCGCGGAGCGCTACTCGTGGGACGCCTGCGCCGACTCCTACCTGCGGCTCTGCGAGACCGTCAGACGGTCCGCCGGCCGATGA
- a CDS encoding class I SAM-dependent methyltransferase: protein MNFQRLYEYRFRGIDQSVRTAVWDEIAPFVHGLMGSPQTVLDPAAGRCEFINAVPAAERWAVDQADYAERDADPGVRTMVADIMEADLPADHFDGVWVSNTLEHLLSQEQTAAFLERMRVAMTPGGRIAIMGPNFRYCAKEYFDCADHTLVYTHTSIAEHLYAAGFEPERIVPRFLPYSFRGRLPASPATTRLYLRSPLAWRLLGKQFLVIGRRTV, encoded by the coding sequence ATGAACTTCCAGCGTCTCTACGAGTACCGGTTCCGCGGCATCGACCAGTCGGTGCGGACGGCCGTGTGGGACGAGATCGCCCCGTTCGTCCACGGCCTGATGGGGTCACCGCAGACGGTGCTCGACCCGGCGGCGGGCCGCTGCGAGTTCATCAACGCGGTACCGGCCGCGGAGCGCTGGGCCGTCGACCAGGCCGACTACGCCGAGCGGGACGCGGATCCCGGTGTCCGGACGATGGTGGCGGACATCATGGAGGCCGACCTGCCGGCCGACCACTTCGACGGCGTGTGGGTGTCGAACACCCTGGAGCACCTGCTCTCCCAGGAGCAGACCGCCGCGTTCCTGGAGCGGATGCGCGTCGCGATGACCCCGGGTGGGCGCATCGCGATCATGGGCCCGAACTTCCGGTACTGCGCGAAGGAGTACTTCGACTGCGCGGACCACACCCTGGTCTACACGCACACCTCGATCGCCGAGCACCTCTACGCGGCGGGGTTCGAGCCGGAGCGCATCGTCCCGCGGTTCCTGCCGTACTCGTTCCGCGGGCGCCTGCCGGCGAGCCCCGCGACGACGCGCCTCTACCTGCGCTCGCCCCTGGCGTGGCGCCTGCTCGGCAAGCAGTTCCTGGTCATCGGCCGGCGGACCGTCTGA
- a CDS encoding glycosyltransferase family 4 protein, with translation MSLVAVDCHMVGQSAAGDAGNGRYAATLLAAMAATAAGGDAVAALVATPQGARALERYGQTIGVPSADVPRLARAAPRALADLGADAAVFTYVSPGWNPCPILLAVHDATFMTDPQWLGARARAVLRGLVPRSARKAAAVLALSQTAADDIAQALKLPAGKVRVVSPHPAPVFTDADRDGAVARVRDRFGIAGYCLAVGDIGPRKNLGALGDAVRSLGPTGPDLALVGKPGPGGERIARDAGGTWLGHVDDATLADLYRAAAVTAYPSLYEGFGLPALEAMASGCPVVASDRGALPEVTAGAAILVEPTARGIADGLRLALDPTVAARLRTAGPARAAAFTPQTMGAAAWDVVASVLT, from the coding sequence ATGAGCCTCGTCGCCGTCGACTGCCACATGGTCGGCCAGAGCGCCGCCGGCGACGCCGGCAACGGCCGGTACGCCGCCACGCTCCTCGCCGCCATGGCCGCCACCGCCGCCGGCGGCGACGCCGTCGCCGCCCTCGTCGCCACCCCCCAGGGCGCACGGGCACTCGAACGGTACGGCCAGACCATCGGCGTCCCGTCCGCCGACGTCCCCCGCCTCGCCCGCGCCGCCCCACGCGCCCTCGCCGACCTCGGCGCCGACGCCGCCGTGTTCACCTACGTCTCGCCCGGCTGGAACCCCTGCCCGATCCTCCTCGCCGTGCACGACGCCACCTTCATGACCGACCCCCAGTGGCTCGGGGCCCGGGCCCGCGCCGTGCTGCGCGGCCTCGTGCCGCGATCCGCCCGCAAGGCCGCCGCCGTGCTCGCCCTGTCGCAGACCGCCGCCGACGACATCGCCCAGGCCCTCAAGCTCCCGGCCGGGAAGGTCCGCGTCGTCAGCCCCCACCCCGCCCCCGTCTTCACCGACGCCGACCGCGACGGGGCCGTCGCCCGCGTACGGGACCGCTTCGGCATCGCCGGCTACTGCCTCGCCGTCGGCGACATCGGCCCCCGGAAGAACCTCGGCGCCCTCGGCGACGCCGTCCGCTCCCTCGGCCCCACCGGCCCCGACCTCGCCCTCGTCGGCAAACCCGGGCCCGGCGGGGAGAGGATCGCCCGCGACGCCGGCGGCACGTGGCTCGGCCACGTCGACGACGCCACCCTCGCCGACCTCTACCGCGCCGCCGCCGTCACCGCCTACCCCTCCCTCTACGAGGGCTTCGGCCTGCCCGCACTCGAGGCGATGGCGAGCGGCTGCCCCGTCGTCGCGAGCGACCGGGGGGCGCTGCCCGAGGTCACCGCCGGCGCCGCGATCCTCGTGGAGCCCACCGCCCGCGGCATCGCCGACGGCCTGCGACTCGCCCTCGACCCCACCGTCGCCGCCCGGCTGCGCACCGCCGGCCCCGCGCGGGCCGCCGCGTTCACGCCGCAGACGATGGGCGCCGCCGCCTGGGACGTCGTCGCGTCGGTGCTGACGTGA
- a CDS encoding ArnT family glycosyltransferase: protein MAVDPADVTAPPRPPRPARAVLGRPAVLLAGVVALGVLLRLHRFDAPILDAHAFRQTQTASTVWLWNRDGFDALDYRVPMYGGGHWVLELPVYQAMVWVLQVPAGGIEHAARVVSIGSYVAVAVLMYLIAARWFGSGSAALLGVGVFTLLPVTVFFFRAVLIDTLLIATTLLAVLAATHLGERFTWTWFAVFAAALAVSVLGKATLVLAIGLAMVVPLVRLLSDGGVGRLPKAAVVGTCALTGLLFAAWARHGDELNTATGTLSISEARSWYFGSTFTDPDLYRVVGGRIADNLGVAGLVALAIGLVAIPRLRTAHRPEIILTLAGAVLSCGIFANLNRIHDYYQLAYYVPLSMVAGLGLAVALRAATSRVGAVPARAAVAAVLVVIGVVSAVSLRDGYFAPDAVAYSVEAQGRELRAETPDAPLLLIHRFADPNDPVLWYQARRIGWRVPAEDAAGAARIAAAHPEIAAVVWITDPDPEPPHVAALARAAGLRRAHVSAGMTVYR from the coding sequence ATGGCCGTGGACCCCGCCGACGTGACGGCCCCGCCGCGGCCCCCGCGCCCGGCCCGCGCCGTCCTCGGCCGGCCCGCGGTGCTCCTCGCCGGCGTCGTCGCGCTCGGCGTGCTGCTGCGCCTCCACCGCTTCGACGCACCGATCCTCGACGCCCACGCCTTCCGGCAGACCCAGACGGCGAGCACGGTCTGGTTGTGGAACCGCGACGGCTTCGACGCGCTCGACTACCGGGTGCCGATGTACGGCGGAGGCCACTGGGTGCTGGAGCTGCCCGTGTACCAGGCGATGGTGTGGGTGCTGCAGGTCCCGGCGGGCGGCATCGAGCACGCGGCCCGCGTCGTGTCGATCGGCTCCTACGTCGCCGTCGCCGTCCTCATGTACCTCATCGCCGCGCGCTGGTTCGGCTCCGGCTCCGCCGCCCTGCTCGGCGTGGGGGTGTTCACGCTCCTGCCCGTCACCGTCTTCTTCTTCCGCGCGGTCCTGATCGACACGCTGCTGATCGCGACCACCCTCCTCGCCGTCCTCGCCGCGACGCACCTGGGCGAGCGGTTCACCTGGACCTGGTTCGCGGTCTTCGCCGCCGCCCTCGCCGTGTCCGTGCTCGGCAAGGCGACGCTGGTGCTCGCGATCGGCCTCGCGATGGTCGTCCCCCTCGTCCGCCTGCTGAGCGACGGCGGGGTGGGGCGGCTGCCGAAGGCGGCCGTCGTGGGGACGTGCGCGCTGACGGGGCTGCTCTTCGCCGCCTGGGCCCGGCACGGCGACGAGCTCAACACCGCCACGGGGACGCTCTCGATCTCGGAGGCGCGCTCCTGGTACTTCGGGTCGACGTTCACCGACCCCGACCTGTACCGGGTCGTCGGCGGGCGGATCGCGGACAACCTCGGCGTCGCGGGCCTCGTGGCGCTGGCGATCGGGCTCGTCGCGATCCCGCGGCTGCGCACCGCCCACCGCCCCGAGATCATCCTGACGCTCGCCGGTGCGGTGCTGTCGTGCGGGATCTTCGCGAACCTCAACCGGATCCACGACTACTACCAGCTCGCCTACTACGTGCCGCTGTCGATGGTCGCGGGCCTCGGCCTGGCCGTCGCCCTGCGCGCCGCGACGTCACGGGTGGGTGCGGTGCCGGCCCGCGCGGCCGTCGCCGCGGTCCTCGTGGTGATCGGCGTGGTGTCGGCCGTCTCCCTGCGCGACGGGTACTTCGCGCCGGACGCGGTGGCCTACTCGGTGGAGGCGCAGGGCCGCGAACTGCGCGCCGAGACCCCCGACGCGCCGCTCCTGCTGATCCACCGGTTCGCCGACCCGAACGACCCGGTGCTCTGGTACCAGGCGCGCCGGATCGGCTGGCGGGTCCCCGCCGAGGACGCGGCGGGGGCGGCGCGCATCGCGGCCGCCCACCCGGAGATCGCGGCGGTCGTGTGGATCACCGACCCCGACCCCGAGCCCCCGCACGTGGCGGCGCTGGCACGGGCCGCCGGGTTGCGCCGCGCCCACGTGAGCGCCGGCATGACCGTCTACCGCTGA
- a CDS encoding glycosyltransferase family 2 protein, protein MPSLISVVVPVYNEQETLAALHAQVDQVFADVPHDLELLLVDDGSWDDSTRLIRELVARDRRVVGMRLSRNFGHEAAIEAGIRAARGDAVIVMDADLQDSPDALPRLIREWENGADVAYAVRRDRKEGPVQRLLFSGFYRAARRMMSIDLPRDAGPFCLMSRRATDAVNGMREINRYFPGLRAFSGFTQVAVEVERNPRFAGETKYSFTRRTSGAINAIVSFSKLPLRLVTLLGFVAAFISIIGALWVVIGGLLADQSPPGWVSLMTVVLLMSGVQLVTLGIVGEYVGKVYDEVRARPNFIVADTWRDGEVPDQPAAGETRIATKSIRNGDAV, encoded by the coding sequence GTGCCGTCCCTGATCTCGGTCGTCGTCCCGGTCTACAACGAGCAGGAGACCCTCGCCGCGCTGCACGCGCAGGTCGACCAGGTCTTCGCCGACGTCCCGCACGACCTGGAGCTGCTGCTGGTCGACGACGGGTCGTGGGACGACTCGACGCGGCTCATCCGCGAGCTCGTCGCGCGCGACCGCCGGGTCGTCGGCATGCGCCTCTCGCGCAACTTCGGTCACGAGGCCGCCATCGAGGCGGGCATCCGCGCCGCCCGCGGCGACGCGGTCATCGTCATGGACGCCGACCTGCAGGACTCCCCCGACGCGCTGCCGCGCCTGATCCGCGAGTGGGAGAACGGCGCCGACGTCGCCTACGCGGTCCGGCGCGACCGCAAGGAGGGGCCCGTCCAGCGGCTCCTGTTCTCCGGCTTCTACCGCGCCGCCCGCCGGATGATGAGCATCGACCTGCCGCGCGACGCCGGCCCCTTCTGCCTCATGAGCCGCCGCGCGACGGACGCCGTCAACGGGATGCGCGAGATCAACCGCTACTTCCCGGGCCTCCGCGCCTTCTCGGGGTTCACCCAGGTGGCCGTCGAGGTCGAGCGCAACCCGCGGTTCGCGGGCGAGACGAAGTACTCGTTCACGCGCCGCACGTCCGGGGCGATCAACGCGATCGTGTCGTTCTCGAAGCTGCCGCTGCGCCTCGTCACGCTGCTCGGGTTCGTCGCCGCGTTCATCTCGATCATCGGCGCCCTCTGGGTCGTGATCGGCGGGCTGCTCGCCGACCAGTCGCCCCCCGGCTGGGTGTCCCTCATGACCGTCGTCCTGCTGATGAGCGGCGTCCAGCTCGTGACGCTCGGGATCGTCGGCGAGTACGTCGGCAAGGTCTACGACGAGGTCCGCGCGCGCCCCAACTTCATCGTGGCCGACACGTGGCGCGACGGGGAGGTCCCCGATCAGCCCGCCGCGGGCGAGACGCGCATCGCGACGAAGTCGATCCGCAACGGCGACGCCGTGTAG